The following coding sequences are from one Salmo trutta chromosome 36, fSalTru1.1, whole genome shotgun sequence window:
- the LOC115175799 gene encoding lanosterol 14-alpha demethylase — protein MAMHLYQVSSMLLENTVGKMSDNLTSVVLAVSVITLTLGYISKLVLKQSQSSSEEHKKYPPYIPSSIPFLGHAIAFGKSPIEFLENAYEKYGPVVSFTMVGKTFTYLLGSEAATLMFNSKNEDLNAEDVYSRLTTPVFGKGVAYDVPNHIFLEQKKMFKTGLNIAHFKQHVEIIEEETKEYFSRWGDSGEQNLFEALSELIILTASACLHGKEIRSMLDEKVAQLYADLDGGFSHAAWLLPGWLPLPSFRRRDRAHREIKNIFYKVTQKRRSSGEKVDDMLQTLIDATYKDGRPLNDDEIAGMLIGLLLAGQHTSSTTSSWLGFFLGKDKALQDRCYAEQKTACGEDLPPLNFDQLKDLTLLDRCLKETLRLRPPIMTMMRMARSPQTVAGYTIPAGHQVCVSPTVNHRLKDTWTERMEFRPDRYLNDNPAAVEKFAYVPFGAGRHRCIGENFAYVQIKTIWSTMLRLYEFNLVDGYFPTINYTTMIHTPHNPVIRYKRRQH, from the exons ATGGCTATGCATTTATATCAAGTTAGTAGTATGCTACTAGAAAATACAGTCGGGAAAATGAGTGACAACTTGACATCAGTGGTCCTTGCCGTGTCTGTGATAACCCTAACTTTGGGATATATTTCTAAACTGGTGCTCAAACAGTCACAGTCTTCTTCAGAAGAACACAAG AAATACCCACCATACATACCTTCTAGCATTCCATTTCTGGGTCATGCCATAGCATTTGGGAAAAGTCCCATTGAATTTCTGGAGAATGCATATGAAAAG TATGGGCCCGTTGTCAGCTTTACCATGGTGGGCAAAACCTTTACCTACCTTCTGGGTAGTGAGGCAGCCACACTGATGTTCAACAGCAAGAACGAAGATCTCAATGCAGAAGATGTCTATTCTCGATTGACCACGCCAGTTTTTGGAAAAGGGGTTGCCTACGATGTACCTAACCAT ATCTTCCTGGAACAGAAGAAGATGTTTAAGACAGGACTGAACATCGCCCATTTCAAACAGCACGTTGAAATCATAGAGGAGGAAACGAAGGAGTACTTTTCACGATGGGGAGACAGTGGGGAACAAA ACCTGTTTGAGGCCCTGTCGGAGCTGATAATCCTGACGGCCAGTGCCTGTCTGCATGGGAAGGAGATCCGCAGCATGTTGGACGAGAAGGTGGCCCAGCTCTACGCAGACCTGGACGGGGGCTTCAGCCACGCTGCCTGGCTGCTGCCCGGCTGGCTGCCCCTGCCCAGTTTCAG ACGAAGGGACAGAGCACACAGGGAGATCAAGAACATATTCTACAAGGTCACCCAGAAACGCAGAAGCTCTGGAGAGAAAGTGGACGATATGCTGCAGACCCTCATAGATGCCACCTACAA AGATGGGAGGCCCCTAAATGATGATGAGATAGCGGGCATGCTGATTGGTCTACTCCTGGCTGGACAGCACACATCTTCCACCACTAGTTCCTGGTTGGGCTTCTTCCTGGGCAAAGACAAGGCCCTACAGGACCGCTGCTATGCTGAACAGAAAACTGCATGTGGAGAAGACTTGCCCCCACTCAACTTTGACCAG CTGAAGGACCTGACTTTGTTGGACCGCTGTTTGAAAGAGACCCTCCGACTCCGTCCACCCATCATGACCATGATGAGAATGGCACGCTCTCCTCAG ACTGTAGCAGGCTACACCATCCCAGCTGGccaccaggtgtgtgtgtcccCGACAGTCAACCACCGTCTGAAGGACACCTGGACAGAGAGGATGGAGTTTAGGCCTGACCGCTACCTTAACGACAACCCTGCCGCAGTGGAGAAATTTGCCTATGTGCCCTTTGGTGCAG GCCGTCACCGCTGCATCGGGGAGAACTTTGCCTACGTTCAGATCAAGACCATCTGGTCTACCATGCTGCGCCTTTACGAGTTCAACCTGGTCGATGGTTACTTCCCCACAATCAACTACACAACCATGATCCACACCCCGCACAACCCCGTCATCAGATACAAGAGGAGGCAACACTGA